TGCCCATGCAAAAGTGCATTTAAGCCATTTTTAGACCACGTTTCCAACGCCATTTTTCCCAAAATTGGACAGTCCTTTACCCCATGATTTTGATCAGGCGGAGTATAGAAAGGTTGATGCGCCACAATTACCCTAATTTTATTGGGTGGTGCCCGTTCTAAAGCCAAATTCACCTGCTGAATCTGCTCAACAGAAATATGCCCTTTGGTATGATAACGACGACGAATACTGTTCACACCCACAATATAAAAATGTTCAGTTTCTAGCACATCTTCAAGCTGCCCAAAAAACAAACGGTAACGTGCAAACGGACTAAAAATCCGATTCCATACATGATAGAGCGGAATATCATGATTTCCTGGAACGACCAAATACGGGATTTTCAAGCTGTCTAAAAATTGTTTACAGTGATAAAACTGTTGATAACGTGCGCGCTGAGTCAAATCCCCACTGACAATAACCGCTTCAGGCTGATGATCAAGACAAAATTTTTGAATCGCTCGAATACATTCGGGCTTTTCGGTACCAAAATGTAAATCAGACAGATGCAGAATCATAAGGCACCATAATTTTTAAAGCGTTTTTTTCAACATGAACATGCAAAGGCGTGCTCATCTCTTTGATTTCACCATCAATGGCCACTGTTAATGTTGCTTTTTTTGAATATACATTCACCAGATTCCCACTAAAGCTGTATACATCTGCAGCTTGTTCTAGCTTGCCGCGAATCAGTTGAACCAAGGTTTTAAACAAACTCAGTTTATCGGTTTTTGCTAAAATAACGCCGGCCACTTCACCTAGCGCAGCACATTGAGCAATCTTAAGATTCATCTCCTTTAGCTGCAATTGATTATTTCCAAAAAAGAGTAAAGGTGTTTTCACTGGATAACGCTTCTGATCGACGTCTATTTCCAGTTTCAATTCTTTACGATCTCGAATTAGCACATCCAAACCTGAAGTATAAGCATGTAAAGGAAAGCGTCCGAATTTTTGGTTATAGAGTTCTCTTTTTTTGATAAATAGGGGATAAAGACCAAGACTGGCATTATTCAAATAAATTTGATCATTGATCTTTGCCACATGCGATAAGCGTGGCTCTCCTGTCGCAATGACGTTAGCTGCGGCCAACAGATCAAGCGGAATATTGAGGACACGTGCCACATAATTAAAGGTTCCGAGCGGTAGAATCCCTAAGGGAATATCTTGATGTAGCAACTGTGAAGCCACTGCGTTGAGTGTGCCATCACCGCCCGCTGCAACAATAACCCCGACATCATTAAATTGTTGATGACGCGTTAGAACTTTTTGCATGAGAGTCTGAATATTGGGTTCAGAGGCAAGATCAAAAACCTGAATTTCAAAACCATGCTCAGACCAAATTGTCATAAGCTGCTCATAAATATCGTCATTCTGAGTTGCATGAAAGCCAGATTTTTCATTGTAAATCATTGAAAGTGGTTTTAAGAATCTGGTCATATCTTTGATTACGTTAAAGTAATCACTCTAATTTCGTCGAATATCTAGACAATTAATAGCAGATTTATGTAAA
This genomic window from Acinetobacter sp. TGL-Y2 contains:
- a CDS encoding metallophosphoesterase family protein, whose protein sequence is MILHLSDLHFGTEKPECIRAIQKFCLDHQPEAVIVSGDLTQRARYQQFYHCKQFLDSLKIPYLVVPGNHDIPLYHVWNRIFSPFARYRLFFGQLEDVLETEHFYIVGVNSIRRRYHTKGHISVEQIQQVNLALERAPPNKIRVIVAHQPFYTPPDQNHGVKDCPILGKMALETWSKNGLNALLHGHLHQSAVYDLNQVYQLDSPHPVLEIHAGTATSYRLHHGLPNGFNVLLNDVDVQHYYFSEPDQDFKIDERCA
- a CDS encoding diacylglycerol/lipid kinase family protein yields the protein MTRFLKPLSMIYNEKSGFHATQNDDIYEQLMTIWSEHGFEIQVFDLASEPNIQTLMQKVLTRHQQFNDVGVIVAAGGDGTLNAVASQLLHQDIPLGILPLGTFNYVARVLNIPLDLLAAANVIATGEPRLSHVAKINDQIYLNNASLGLYPLFIKKRELYNQKFGRFPLHAYTSGLDVLIRDRKELKLEIDVDQKRYPVKTPLLFFGNNQLQLKEMNLKIAQCAALGEVAGVILAKTDKLSLFKTLVQLIRGKLEQAADVYSFSGNLVNVYSKKATLTVAIDGEIKEMSTPLHVHVEKNALKIMVPYDSASV